The nucleotide window ATGTCGAACCAAAAAAATGGCAAAATATCCACCAAGCAAACCTAAATACGCTAAGATTTAAAACCTAGCAATCGACCTGCGGATTTAAGGTATAAAACAACCTCCGAACTTCATTCATGATGAAATTCGGAGGTGATATTTTCCACTGACGTGCTTCTTATTGCTTCTCGGTTAATTTGCCAATAAGTTCATCAAGGCTATCGGTTCCTATTCGCTTAGCAATTATCTTTTTATCCTTATTTAGAAGGTAAATAACTGGTGTGGAGTATATGTCGTATAGGTTACGAAAGTTGGTGTTGTATTCCGAGTCGTATGCATTGATCCAGAATAATTTGTGTTCATTAATGTAGTTTACCCACTTTTCCTTGTCGTATTGAGTGTATACGGCAAAAACTTTAACGCCTTTAGTTTCGTATTTTTGGTAGATCTTCCATATTTCGGGAATAACTTTTTGGCAATGGCCGCAATCGGGTTCCCAAAATACTAAGATAGTATAGTCCGCAACAGTATATCGAAGGGAGGTTACTGTACCTTCGGATGTTTGCATTATAAGCTCTGGAGCTATTTCTCCAATCAAGTTTGGCTCGAGTTTCTTAACTCTTTCCTTAATTTTATCCAATAAAGGTTTGTCCACCCAGGGCGTTTGTCCACTTAGGTAGTATCTTTTTGCAAGATGCACGAATACCGCATCCATACCCATGATGTTCGATTGCTGAAATTCGTTTAAAAGATAGGACAGCGTATACTGAAATACTTCATCGTTGGCCTTTGCCTTTGCGAGCACCATATCGGCTGCGGTGATTATGGAATCAGGTATTTGCAGTACTATATTTGTGAAGTATTGCTTCAACAACGACTCAATGGAAGGGGTTCTGAGCAGACGTGCATCACTTAAATCGACGTTATCCCAGAAGTGGATTTTGTAAAATTGGTAATTCTTGGTCCATATTAAGCTATCGCGCCCAGGTGTTCCTTGTGGAATGTTCCACTCAGGTTGTTCTGGATACTGCATCGTCTTTAGGATGTTGGCAACAAAGGTGCCGGGGTTGGCATCAACTATCTTTTTCGATTCTGCTCGAACTTCTTGGTTTAGCGCTTTTAGTTCATCCTTAAGTATCTTGGTTGAGTCGGCGTTCTTGGTTGCCTTGAGTTGTTCTTGGAGGGTTTTGCTCTTCTCTGCTACCTTTCCCATATACTTTTGGTAGTTTAGGTAGGTCTCATTTTCTGGAGATCCGGAAAACCGCATCTTATTTAGGAGGTCTGTTTTGTCTGTTTCAACGGAGAAGCGCTGCGATCCGGTGACCAGAATTTCGAAGTAAGTCATCCCTGGGAGAATCACAAGGTATACGCCACCTTTCAGTAGCGAATCGGCCTGAAATACGCCAGCCCCATTTGAATTTACGCGTATCGTGTCAACCACATATTTATTGCTACCAAAGTGGTGCCCCAGCAAAAGGGTTGTATCCTTCAACCCATTAATTTTTACTTTAATTTGGTAGCCATCCTTTGGTCCGGCAAAGGAAAAAGTGCATATAAGAAATGCAACTACGAATAACGAAACCTTCTTCATTTTTTGAAAATTAATTTTCTGGTCGGACAAAAATAACAATACATTTCAATAATAGATTTTGGTAAATCGTTAAATTATTTAAATATTTGAATGATAATATTCTACAAAACCCATGCTTTCTGTTCTAATTCCTGTATATCAATACGATGTGACTGATCTGGTTTCATCGTTAATTAATCAACTTGCTGCTCATGATATTGTATATGAAATATTAGTGTTCGATGATTGTTCTGTACCTGCATTTAAAGCGACTAATAGTGGGCTTAAAAATGTTATGCATGTTAAATACGTTGAATTAGAGCAGAATATAGGTCGATCAAAAATACGAAATCTGCTGGCCTCAACAGCACGATTCGAAAATCTTCTTTTTCTCGATTGTGATGTAAGCCTGCCGGAAACTAATTTTATTGAACGCTACCTGAATTTTTCTGCCAAATCCTATGTAACCGTTGGAGGTATATGTTATCGTTCTCAAAAACCCACGTATGCACCCAAAGTGCTGCGTTGGAAGTATGGCCACCAACGAGAGACCCAAATAGCGTCACAAAGGAATAAGCAACCCTATTCATCCTTCAAGACGGCTAACTTTTTTATTACAAGAACCAATTTTCTGAGGGTGAAGTTCTCGGAGGAGATACATGGCTATGGACACGAGGATACTCTTTTTGGTTATGAGTTGGAGCAGGTTAATATTCCAATATTTCACATAGATAACCCTGTATACCATGATGGGTTGGAGGATGCATCTGTGTTTATATCCAAATCGGAAGAGGCTGTAAAAAATCTTTACATGCTTTTTCAGTCAGGATTACTTGCTAACACATGGAAGCAAAATCCGCTACTTCGTTTTTTCGTAGCATTTCGGACTTTTCGTATACACTACCTCTTGGCCATTGTTTATCTGTTATTTGGTGCATTAATTCGAATCTCGATGCAAGGTAGGTTTCCTTTTGTTTTTTTATTTAACACATATAAACTTCTATATATAAGTTATATATCGGTGTTTTGTAAAAAGGCTATCAAAGAATAGTTTCTATTGCCAAGTTTATTTTCAACAAACAGCATTGTAAGGCTGTTATTGATTCGTATTTTCAACCAGAACCATCCATGCCAAACAAACTTATATTAGAAACCAGTCCATATCTCTTGCAACACGCGCATAACCCTGTGAATTGGTTTCCGTGGGGGGAAGAGGCTTTTGAGCGAGCAAAACAAGAAGATAAGCTAGTGCTGATCAGCATTGGTTATTCGTCCTGCCATTGGTGTCATGTAATGGAGCGGGAGTCGTTCGAGGACGAAGAGTCGGCTCGGTTGATGAATGAAAATTACATTTGCATTAAAGTAGATAGGGAAGAGCGACCCGATGTGGATCAAGTTTATATGAGTGCAGTGCAGCTCATTACTGGTAGTGGTGGTTGGCCATTAAATTGCTTTGCTCTGCCCGATAAAAGTCCGATTTTTGGAGGAACTTATTTTCAAAAAGTGCACTGGCAAGAGATTCTGAAGGGGCTGAACTTAACTTGGAGAAATGACAGACAAAAGGTTGAGCGCGCTGCCAAGGAGCTATCGGACGGTGTTGCCAGCACAGAAATAATAAAAGAGAAGGTGGTTACCTGCGGTTCTAGCCTAAAGGATCTAAAGCTGGTTGCAGAGCCTTGGAGACGGAAGTTCGACCGGGAGTTCGGCGGCTGGGGAAGTGCTCCAAAGTTTCCTATGCCACCAGCGCTGGAGTTTTTACTTGATTACGCTTGGTTGTCGGAGGATAGCGATTTAAAACAGCATCTCTTTTTTACCCTTAAATCGCTAAGCGAGGGTGGAATATACGATCATCTTGGTGGCGGTTTCTTTCGATATTCGGTCGATCGAGAGTGGAAGGTTCCCCATTTCGAGAAGATGCTTTACGATAATGCTCAGCTTGCCGCCATTTATGCCAAGGCTTTTACCTATTTCGGGTATGCCGATTTTGCCAGAATAGCGAAGGAAACAATCAATTTTACGTTACAAGAATTTCAGGCAGATAATGGTGGGTTTTATAGCTCCTTGGATGCCGACAGTGAGGGTGTTGAGGGGAGTTACTATGTTTGGTCACTCGAAGAGTTAGCTGCAATTTCGGGAGATGATTTCCCCCTTCTCCAGCAATTCTTTTCTCTAACGCCGAGTAGCAGCCTCGATGGTATGATAAATCTTTCGCTCAACCGAGAATTTCATTCGGGAGTTCATAGCGAAGAGGATTCCACGCGGCTGGACAACTTAAAGGCAAAACTTCTTCTAGTTCGCTCGGAGCGTAAGAAGCCATCGTTGGATATAAAGCAAATTGGATGCTGGAATGGGTTGATGGTGAAAGCGTTATCTGTAGTATCTCGCCATCTTAACGACCCCAACATGCTTTGTCTGGCCGAAGGAACGGCACATTTCATTGAGGCGAATCTAATGGATGAGAATGGGCAATTGAGCCGGTGCCTGACCTCTGGACATCGCTCTGGTTTAGCCTTTTTAGATGATTATGCTTTTATAGCTGAAGGCTACATTTCCCTTTATGAGGCTTCTTTGGAAGAATCATGGCTGTTGAAATCAAAAAAGCTGGTAGATGAAACGTTAACTTCATTTTATGACCCTCGTGGTGGAATGTTTTATTTCACGTCGAAAGAGCAGGAAGTTGTTGTTGCTCGAAAAATGGAATTAACCGACGGTGTAATGCCTGCAGCCGCTTCATCGTTGGGTCATTCACTCTTAACATTGAGCCATTATTTCTTTGTTGAGGAGTATGATCGGCTATCAATGCAGATGGTGTCTAATTTGAAGAACCAACTCTCTGGTGCTGGGCCGTATACCGCAAACTGGTCACGATTATTGCTACGACACTATTTTGAACCAGTGGTGGTCATTGCGCAAGGCGATAATTATAAGGAGGTTTCAAAAAAAATCGCTTCAATATTTTATCCAGCATTAATATTCGGAGGTGGGCAGTTGCAAAGCAAGATTCCGGCAATAGCCACAAAAGTTGTGGATTCGCCCAATAATCTATTTTTATGCACAGGAAAACAGTGTATGAAGCCAATGGAATCAGTTGATAATCTTTTTGTGGAACTCGAATTGTTGAAGCAAGGTAAAGCATCGGGAAGATAGTTTCTTAGGGGGTTTTGACTAATTAAGATGGTGGCATTCGTTTGTTGGAAAACTAATTTCATTGGTAACCCTATTTTTCGTAATTTGTGCAATGAAATTTTGCATTGATTTGTTCGAAAATATTTCTATATGAAGCGAGTTGCTTGGATTGCTAGCAGTATGGTAATCCTAATCGGGGTAGGGTTGTTTGTTCTTCACCTGAAATGGGAGAATAAGTCTATTACCGTACGCAATATCTATATTCTCGATAAAACCGTATTCAACAGCAAGTATCTTGAACACAAATCGTTTTTTTGGGTTCTTTCCAACCTTCATTATCAGAAGCCAGATGGAAATCCTTATCGGTATGATAAGGATTACTTTGGCTTTTATCCAATAGATACTGAGTTAGGAACCTTTGATTTTCGAACAATTCGATTGGTAGAAATTGATCGGATGGCCGATAGTCTGGATATGCTATACTACATTGATTGTTATGGAGTATATTCGGAAGATTGGATGAGTTCAAAAAATTCTGCTTTAGGGCAAAAGGTTTATGGGGGATTAAACCAAAACGACTACCTTCTACTAAAAGGTATGAAAGAGAGAGGGAAACTGA belongs to Williamwhitmania taraxaci and includes:
- a CDS encoding glycosyltransferase family 2 protein, whose product is MLSVLIPVYQYDVTDLVSSLINQLAAHDIVYEILVFDDCSVPAFKATNSGLKNVMHVKYVELEQNIGRSKIRNLLASTARFENLLFLDCDVSLPETNFIERYLNFSAKSYVTVGGICYRSQKPTYAPKVLRWKYGHQRETQIASQRNKQPYSSFKTANFFITRTNFLRVKFSEEIHGYGHEDTLFGYELEQVNIPIFHIDNPVYHDGLEDASVFISKSEEAVKNLYMLFQSGLLANTWKQNPLLRFFVAFRTFRIHYLLAIVYLLFGALIRISMQGRFPFVFLFNTYKLLYISYISVFCKKAIKE
- a CDS encoding thioredoxin domain-containing protein — encoded protein: MPNKLILETSPYLLQHAHNPVNWFPWGEEAFERAKQEDKLVLISIGYSSCHWCHVMERESFEDEESARLMNENYICIKVDREERPDVDQVYMSAVQLITGSGGWPLNCFALPDKSPIFGGTYFQKVHWQEILKGLNLTWRNDRQKVERAAKELSDGVASTEIIKEKVVTCGSSLKDLKLVAEPWRRKFDREFGGWGSAPKFPMPPALEFLLDYAWLSEDSDLKQHLFFTLKSLSEGGIYDHLGGGFFRYSVDREWKVPHFEKMLYDNAQLAAIYAKAFTYFGYADFARIAKETINFTLQEFQADNGGFYSSLDADSEGVEGSYYVWSLEELAAISGDDFPLLQQFFSLTPSSSLDGMINLSLNREFHSGVHSEEDSTRLDNLKAKLLLVRSERKKPSLDIKQIGCWNGLMVKALSVVSRHLNDPNMLCLAEGTAHFIEANLMDENGQLSRCLTSGHRSGLAFLDDYAFIAEGYISLYEASLEESWLLKSKKLVDETLTSFYDPRGGMFYFTSKEQEVVVARKMELTDGVMPAAASSLGHSLLTLSHYFFVEEYDRLSMQMVSNLKNQLSGAGPYTANWSRLLLRHYFEPVVVIAQGDNYKEVSKKIASIFYPALIFGGGQLQSKIPAIATKVVDSPNNLFLCTGKQCMKPMESVDNLFVELELLKQGKASGR
- a CDS encoding TlpA family protein disulfide reductase, with the translated sequence MKKVSLFVVAFLICTFSFAGPKDGYQIKVKINGLKDTTLLLGHHFGSNKYVVDTIRVNSNGAGVFQADSLLKGGVYLVILPGMTYFEILVTGSQRFSVETDKTDLLNKMRFSGSPENETYLNYQKYMGKVAEKSKTLQEQLKATKNADSTKILKDELKALNQEVRAESKKIVDANPGTFVANILKTMQYPEQPEWNIPQGTPGRDSLIWTKNYQFYKIHFWDNVDLSDARLLRTPSIESLLKQYFTNIVLQIPDSIITAADMVLAKAKANDEVFQYTLSYLLNEFQQSNIMGMDAVFVHLAKRYYLSGQTPWVDKPLLDKIKERVKKLEPNLIGEIAPELIMQTSEGTVTSLRYTVADYTILVFWEPDCGHCQKVIPEIWKIYQKYETKGVKVFAVYTQYDKEKWVNYINEHKLFWINAYDSEYNTNFRNLYDIYSTPVIYLLNKDKKIIAKRIGTDSLDELIGKLTEKQ